Proteins encoded within one genomic window of Gadus chalcogrammus isolate NIFS_2021 chromosome 6, NIFS_Gcha_1.0, whole genome shotgun sequence:
- the ankle2 gene encoding ankyrin repeat and LEM domain-containing protein 2, which translates to METVLSRLRGLSEDELRQELARADLKFGPITATTRAIFERKLAKVLAGPESGATETDGPSGAGASGGPGADRSDPVTCAVAVAAVGRGPPPEAGSVEADFGYGSGLNPPEEEEIPAPSRTGSSSSEDGPAQPRTETPSKASQVSPTFFYGVCPLWEDVLARNERPHVYTDKKDALQVVKMIKGARFKAFPSREDAEKFAKGMCDYFPSPSKSTSCGPVMAKDNTEVDAINRERANSFKSPRTQDLTAKLRKSVEKGDESTFNDLIWSNPRYLIGSGDNPTIVQEGCRYNVMHVAAKENQAGMAQLLLDTLEDPKFMRLMYPDDQEHMLQRRIRYIVDLYLNTPDKGGYETPLHFACKFGCPDVVNVLCSHPDVDKNRKNKYDQKPCEVICDRKNKTQEVKQKILDYLEDRCYVPLMRATDNSSQPVIGAPWSPEPSESFSNALSPRHARSPMDPLMSVKAFAGPLSPSKADEFRRAWKTPPRDRAEQVHHILKSDPDRGVERVGRNLAHEFGHAWAEYWDFLDCFVDLASQEGLRKFEDYLGRKDFRQRAHEEAGENETRNRFRTPSPGKPKKFCNSISVGAFLDEGDDLSREEMKNRQNAALTSISSAAGARDRRGADLIETAAEVDLLCGGEGLLLSPGGAAACGIELCASPLASGGGGGGGRDGTPNGDTASCSRLSPSSSAMLLLSPVSDLTLEFEHMSLGGSAGGGGVRERRSSGGGRHRELRDSSSSSSPPPAPLAAAQLSCGLGRLSLGRAEDEGQPAGGKRCSGGSSSSEEFLEAQENLDGPLGQRTRGADSGRTLCARSKSWDHGGRDLSSSGSSGSYKSFNSSNEFLSRTPPPPRIRKSLFIEGDVPTKLDSEVLLAIEAIDVSPQQFPGIHKWKSTMQSYSKSDMQSWPSPAVVKHRPRMPPHTPSSPASGMGPPAGRFSPARLGPSTPDFSPGRYSPAHASSLHRIRLKHFNPL; encoded by the exons ATGGAGACGGTTCTGAGCAGGCTGAGGGGACTGAGTGAAGACGAGCTGCGGCAGGAGTTGGCCAGAGCGGACCTCAAGTTCGGccccatcacagccacaacccGGGCCATCTTTGAGAGAAAGCTGGCCAAGGTCCTCGCCGGGCCTGAGAGCGGTGCCACCGAAACGGACGGCCCCTCTGGCGCCGGCGCCTCGGGGGGTCCCGGCGCCGACCGAAGCGACCCCGTAACGTGTGCCGTGGCGGTGGCCGCCGTCGGCCGTGGCCCGCCGCCGGAGGCCGGGAGCGTGGAGGCCGACTTCGGCTACGGCTCGGGGCTCAACccccccgaggaggaggagatcccGGCGCCTTCGCGGACCGGCTCCAGCAGCTCGGAGGATGGCCCCGCTCAGCCCAGGACAGAGACCCCCTCCAAGGCATCGCAGGTGTCGCCCACCTTCTTTTACGGGGTGTGTCCGCTGTGGGAGGACGTTTTGGCCAGAAACG AGAGACCCCACGTGTACACGGACAAGAAGGACGCCCTTCAGGTTGTGAAGATGATTAAGGGCGCTCGCTTCAAAGCCTTTCCCTCACGTGAGGACGCAGAGAAGTTCGCCAAGGGGATGTGTGACTACTTCCCTTCCCCCAGCAAATCCACTTCCTGTGGCCCGGTCATGGCCAAAG ATAACACGGAGGTGGACGCCATCAACCGGGAGCGAGCCAACAGCTTCAAGAGCCCCCGCACTCAGGACCTCACGGCCAAGCTGCGGAAGTCAGTGGAGAAAGGCGACGAGAGCACCTTTAACGACCTCATCTGGAGTAATCCCCGGTATCTGATAGGTTCAGGGGATAACCCCACCATAGTACAG GAGGGTTGCAGGTACAACGTGATGCATGTGGCAGCCAAGGAGAACCAGGCGGGCATggcccagctgctgctggacaCCCTGGAGGACCCCAAGTTCATGCGCCTCATGTACCCCGACGACCAGGAGCACATGCTGCAGAGACGCATCCGCTACATAGTGGACCTTTACCTCAACACCCCAGACAAGGGA GGCTATGAGACTCCGCTCCACTTTGCCTGTAAGTTTGGGTGTCCGGACGTGGTCAACGTTCTGTGCTCCCATCCGGACGTCGACAAGAACCGCAAGAACAAGTACGACCAAAAACCATGTGAA GTGATATGtgatagaaaaaataaaacccaaGAAGTGAAGCAGAAGATCCTGGACTACTTGGAAG ACCGCTGCTACGTCCCCTTAATGAGGGCGACGGACAACTCCTCCCAGCCCGTCATCGGTGCTCCCTGGTCACCCGAGCCCTCGGAGAGCTTCTCCAACGCGCTGTCCCCACGCCACGCTCGGAGTCCCATGGATCCCCTGATGTCCGTCAAAGCCTTCGCCGGCCCCCTGAGCCCCTCCAAA GCGGACGAGTTCCGGCGGGCGTGGAAGACGCCACCCAGGGACAGAGCGGAGCAAGTTCACCACATCCTCAAGTCTGACCCTGACCGCGGCGTGGAGAGGGTGGGCAG gAACCTGGCTCATGAGTTCGGCCACGCCTGGGCAGAGTACTGGGACTTCCTGGACTGCTTCGTGGACCTGGCCTCACAGGAAGGCCTGCGGAAGTTTGAGGACTACCTCGGCAGGAAGGACTTCAGGCAGCGGGCGCACGAAGAGGCCGGGGAGAACGAGACCAGGAACCGCTTCAGGACGCCGTCCCCAG GGAAGCCCAAGAAGTTCTGCAACTCCATCTCCGTGGGCGCCTTCCTGGACGAGGGCGACGACCTCAGCCGCGAGGAGATGAAGAACCGGCAGAACGCGGCGCTCACCAGCATCAGCTCGGCGGCCGGCGCCCGGGACCGCCGCGGCGCCGACCTCATCGAGACGGCGGCCGAGGTGGACCTGCTGTGCGGCGGCGAGGGCCTGCTGCTGTCCCCCGGCGGCGCGGCGGCGTGCGGCATCGAGCTCTGCGCGTCCCCCCTGGcgtccggcggcggcggcggcggcgggcgggacGGGACTCCCAACGGGGACACGGCGTCCTGCTCCCGCCTCTCGCCGTCGTCCTCCGCAATGCTGCTGCTGTCGCCCGTCTCCGACCTCACGCTGGAGTTCGAGCACATGTCCCTGGGGGGCTCCgccggcgggggcggggtcCGGGAGCGGAGGAGCAGCGGAGGCGGCCGGCACAGGGAGCTGcgggactcctcctcctcctccagcccgcccccagcccccctcgcCGCGGCCCAGCTGAGCTGCGGGCTGGGCCGTCTCTCGCTGGGCCGCGCCGAGGACGAGGGGCAGCCGGCCGGGGGGAAGAGGtgcagcggcggcagcagcagctcggAGGAGTTCCTGGAGGCCCAAGAGAACCTGGACGGTCCGCTGGGCCAGAGGACTAGGGGGGCGGACTCGGGGCGCACCCTCTGCGCCCGCTCCAAGTCGTGGGACCACGGCGGGCGGGACCTGAGCAGCTCGGGCTCGTCGGGGTCCTACAAGTCCTTCAACAGCTCCAACGAGTTCCTGAGCAGGACGCCTCCTCCCCCACGCATCAGGAAGAGCCTCTTCATTGAAGG GGATGTTCCCACCAAGCTGGACAGCGAGGTCCTGTTAGCAATAGAAGCCATAGATGTCAGCCCCCAGCAGTTCCCCGGCATTCACAAGTGGAAGAGCACAATGCAGAGCTACTCAAAATCAGACATGCAAAG CTGGCCCAGCCCTGCGGTGGTGAAACACCGACCCAGGATGCCACCGCACACACCCAGCTCCCCCGCCAGCGGCATGGGGCCCCCCGCCGGCCGCTTCAGCCCGGCCCGGCTCGGCCCCTCCACGCCAGACTTCAGCCCTGGCCGCTACAGCCCGGCCCACGCCAGCTCTTTGCACCGCATCCGCCTCAAACACTTCAACCCCCTCTAG
- the pgam5 gene encoding serine/threonine-protein phosphatase PGAM5, mitochondrial isoform X2, which yields MSYRRTLQLICGVAGGSSAVVLAVAVAESRGCFGEQGREKSSVWSRFGVLQAAQPTWTTANHTPVPSGPAWEFNWDKRDPSAFTNGKKKEKATEDLTSESDNGKPKATRNILLIRHSQYNLSGNGDKERILTPLGREQAEFTGQRLAALGLKYDTLVHSSMSRATETANIISKHLEGVELVSCDLLREGAPIEPVPPVTHWKPDAVYHEDGARIEAAFRRYIHRADAKQKEDSYEIIVCHANVIRYFVCRALQFPPEGWLRMGLNNGSITWLTIRPSGRVALRTLGDSGFMPVDKLTRT from the exons ATGTCGTACAGGAGGACTCTACAACTTATATGCGGGGTCGCTGGAGGCTCTTCTGCCGTGGTGTTAGCGGTGGCCGTGGCCGAGTCCCGCGGGTGTTttggagagcaagggagagagaagtcGAGTGTGTGGAGCCGGTTTGGTGTCCTCCAAGCAGCACAGCCGACATGGACAACTGCAAACCACACACCGGTGCCGTCCGGACCCGCTTGGGAATTTAACTGGGATAA GAGGGACCCGTCGGCGTTCACCAACGggaaaaagaaggagaaagCAACAGAAGACCTCACCTCTGAGTCGGACAACGGGAAACCTAAAGCAACACGCAATATCCTCCTCATCAGACACTCCCAGTACAACCTGAGTGGAAACGGCGACAAAGAAAGAATCCTCACGCCATTAG GCAGGGAACAGGCCGAGTTCACAGGCCAGCGGTTGGCTGCTTTAGGCCTGAAGTATGACACCCTCGTGCACTCCTCCATGTCCAGGGCCACGGAGACGGCGAACATAATCAGCAAACACCTTGAAG GAGTGGAGCTGGTTAGCTGTGACTTGCTGAGAGAGGGAGCTCCCATTGAACCCGTCCCCCCGGTCACACACTGGAAGCCAGACGCTGTG TACCACGAGGACGGGGCTCGCATCGAAGCCGCCTTCCGCCGCTACATCCACCGGGCCGATGCCAAACAGAAGGAGGACAGCTACGAGATCATCGTGTGCCACGCCAACGTCATCCGCTACTTTGTGTGCAG GGCTCTGCAGTTTCCTCCAGAGGGATGGCTGCGGATGGGCCTCAACAACGGCAGCATCACCTGGCTCACCATCCGCCCGAGCGGCCGTGTGGCTCTCCGAACCCTTGGAGACTCGGGCTTCATGCCCGTGGACAAACTCACCCGGACCTGA
- the pgam5 gene encoding serine/threonine-protein phosphatase PGAM5, mitochondrial isoform X1 produces the protein MSYRRTLQLICGVAGGSSAVVLAVAVAESRGCFGEQGREKSSVWSRFGVLQAAQPTWTTANHTPVPSGPAWEFNWDKRDPSAFTNGKKKEKATEDLTSESDNGKPKATRNILLIRHSQYNLSGNGDKERILTPLGREQAEFTGQRLAALGLKYDTLVHSSMSRATETANIISKHLEGVELVSCDLLREGAPIEPVPPVTHWKPDAVQYHEDGARIEAAFRRYIHRADAKQKEDSYEIIVCHANVIRYFVCRALQFPPEGWLRMGLNNGSITWLTIRPSGRVALRTLGDSGFMPVDKLTRT, from the exons ATGTCGTACAGGAGGACTCTACAACTTATATGCGGGGTCGCTGGAGGCTCTTCTGCCGTGGTGTTAGCGGTGGCCGTGGCCGAGTCCCGCGGGTGTTttggagagcaagggagagagaagtcGAGTGTGTGGAGCCGGTTTGGTGTCCTCCAAGCAGCACAGCCGACATGGACAACTGCAAACCACACACCGGTGCCGTCCGGACCCGCTTGGGAATTTAACTGGGATAA GAGGGACCCGTCGGCGTTCACCAACGggaaaaagaaggagaaagCAACAGAAGACCTCACCTCTGAGTCGGACAACGGGAAACCTAAAGCAACACGCAATATCCTCCTCATCAGACACTCCCAGTACAACCTGAGTGGAAACGGCGACAAAGAAAGAATCCTCACGCCATTAG GCAGGGAACAGGCCGAGTTCACAGGCCAGCGGTTGGCTGCTTTAGGCCTGAAGTATGACACCCTCGTGCACTCCTCCATGTCCAGGGCCACGGAGACGGCGAACATAATCAGCAAACACCTTGAAG GAGTGGAGCTGGTTAGCTGTGACTTGCTGAGAGAGGGAGCTCCCATTGAACCCGTCCCCCCGGTCACACACTGGAAGCCAGACGCTGTG CAGTACCACGAGGACGGGGCTCGCATCGAAGCCGCCTTCCGCCGCTACATCCACCGGGCCGATGCCAAACAGAAGGAGGACAGCTACGAGATCATCGTGTGCCACGCCAACGTCATCCGCTACTTTGTGTGCAG GGCTCTGCAGTTTCCTCCAGAGGGATGGCTGCGGATGGGCCTCAACAACGGCAGCATCACCTGGCTCACCATCCGCCCGAGCGGCCGTGTGGCTCTCCGAACCCTTGGAGACTCGGGCTTCATGCCCGTGGACAAACTCACCCGGACCTGA